One genomic window of Polyangium aurulentum includes the following:
- a CDS encoding aminotransferase class I/II-fold pyridoxal phosphate-dependent enzyme yields the protein MEFLIPSRTARPADDPIFALNAEAQARKKAGETVINATVGALLDDDGKLAVIETVVEALRAVAPEVGAAYAPIAGSPAFLEAVIADLFGSRPEAQQAVAVATPGGSGALRHAITNFLEPQQTLLTTSTYWGPYKTLADESDRNLATFRMLDERGRLDVSDLDKKLQGILDAQGRALVFLNTPCHNPTGYSFDDDDWAGAVEVIDRATARGPVSVLVDVAYAKYAQTSLDGAFDRLKKLSGRAMVLVAWSASKSFTQYGLRVGALVAVCPDAEERRRVQSALVYSCRGTWSNCNAAGMAAISRVLTDPELRERVDRERAALKALLDKRVACWNELAAPAGVKYPRYDGGFFTTVFCAEPQKAAARLREEGIFVVPAQGGLRVALCSVAERDVPRLVDGIRRATAS from the coding sequence ATGGAGTTTCTGATCCCCTCGCGCACCGCGCGCCCTGCGGACGACCCCATCTTCGCGCTGAACGCGGAAGCTCAGGCGAGAAAGAAGGCTGGTGAGACGGTCATCAACGCGACCGTCGGGGCGCTGCTCGACGACGACGGAAAGCTCGCCGTCATCGAGACCGTGGTCGAGGCGCTGCGGGCGGTCGCACCCGAGGTCGGCGCGGCCTATGCCCCGATCGCCGGCTCGCCGGCGTTCCTGGAGGCCGTCATCGCGGATCTGTTCGGCAGCCGGCCCGAGGCGCAGCAGGCCGTGGCCGTGGCCACCCCGGGCGGCAGCGGCGCGCTGCGCCACGCGATCACGAACTTCCTCGAGCCGCAGCAGACCCTGCTCACCACGAGCACCTACTGGGGCCCGTACAAGACGCTCGCCGACGAGTCGGACAGAAACCTCGCCACCTTCCGCATGCTCGACGAGCGCGGCCGGCTCGACGTCTCCGACCTCGACAAGAAGCTGCAGGGCATCCTCGACGCGCAGGGGCGCGCGCTCGTCTTCCTCAACACGCCCTGCCACAACCCGACCGGCTACTCGTTCGACGACGACGACTGGGCGGGCGCAGTCGAGGTGATCGATCGCGCCACCGCGCGCGGTCCGGTGAGCGTGCTCGTCGATGTGGCGTACGCCAAGTACGCGCAGACGAGCCTGGATGGCGCCTTCGATCGACTGAAGAAGCTCTCCGGTCGCGCGATGGTCCTGGTCGCCTGGTCGGCCTCGAAGTCGTTCACGCAGTACGGCTTGCGCGTGGGCGCGCTGGTGGCCGTCTGTCCGGACGCCGAGGAGCGGCGGCGGGTGCAGAGCGCGCTCGTGTACTCGTGCCGCGGCACGTGGTCGAACTGCAACGCGGCCGGCATGGCGGCGATCTCGCGCGTGCTCACCGACCCCGAGCTGCGCGAGCGCGTCGACCGCGAGCGTGCCGCGCTCAAGGCGCTCCTCGACAAGCGCGTCGCGTGCTGGAACGAGCTCGCGGCTCCCGCGGGCGTCAAGTATCCGCGCTACGACGGCGGCTTCTTCACCACCGTGTTCTGCGCCGAGCCGCAAAAGGCTGCTGCGCGCCTTCGCGAGGAGGGCATCTTCGTGGTGCCCGCGCAAGGCGGGTTGCGCGTCGCCCTCTGCTCGGTCGCGGAGCGTGACGTGCCTCGGCTGGTCGACGGAATCCGGAGAGCCACGGCGTCCTGA
- a CDS encoding Kelch repeat-containing protein encodes MGGTAALVLLAGCPDSLTLDPVSSSGPAGGTGGSGGSAPIPCSSNTDCPAPTAVCDTVRNVCVECLEVAHCSETKPGTVCSQGACACPTITDEYCAGSMRCANKMTSVTDCGACGHECYGACNEGKCADGWERTPTKNAPAARGNHVAVGTDTQMIVWGGLLQGNVPTSTGGVLDLVTGTWTKTSESNVPVARSHARAVWTGTQMVVWGGLNGPTPVGTGGVYNPTTNTWTPMSNVGAPVPRYGHSMVWAGPPISKVLVWGGHDAVANFYGDGATYDIASDTWAPISTVSPPLGRMDHAAVWTGQAMLVWGGYGPNGQDNFLGDGALYNPSEPGTWTPITLNGAPTARTRPAGAWTGTELIVWGGAASANLFADGARYVPMTDAWTLTATDGAPEARQYHTAVWVGGRYVVWGGQNGAPTPVPFNSGAIFDPTNNKWKAMPTAPQARAHHTAVDVGGKMVIWGGSNGSAFVDTGGVFDPSAVQ; translated from the coding sequence GTGGGAGGCACAGCGGCGCTCGTGCTGCTCGCCGGTTGTCCGGATTCGTTGACCCTCGACCCCGTCTCGTCGTCCGGTCCTGCCGGCGGGACCGGCGGCAGCGGCGGCAGCGCGCCCATTCCCTGCAGCTCGAACACCGACTGCCCGGCGCCGACGGCCGTCTGCGACACGGTGCGGAACGTGTGCGTCGAGTGCCTCGAGGTCGCGCACTGCAGCGAGACCAAGCCCGGCACCGTGTGCTCGCAAGGCGCGTGCGCCTGCCCGACGATCACCGACGAGTACTGCGCGGGCTCGATGCGCTGCGCGAACAAGATGACCTCGGTGACCGACTGCGGCGCGTGCGGCCACGAGTGCTACGGCGCGTGCAACGAGGGCAAGTGCGCCGACGGCTGGGAGCGCACGCCGACGAAGAACGCTCCTGCCGCGCGCGGCAACCACGTCGCGGTCGGCACCGACACGCAGATGATCGTCTGGGGCGGGCTCTTGCAGGGCAACGTCCCCACCTCGACCGGAGGCGTGCTCGATCTCGTGACGGGCACGTGGACCAAGACGAGCGAGTCGAACGTGCCTGTCGCGCGGTCGCATGCCCGCGCGGTCTGGACCGGCACGCAGATGGTCGTTTGGGGCGGCCTGAACGGGCCCACCCCCGTGGGCACGGGCGGCGTCTACAACCCGACCACCAACACCTGGACGCCGATGAGCAACGTCGGCGCGCCGGTGCCGCGCTACGGGCACAGCATGGTCTGGGCCGGGCCTCCCATCTCCAAGGTGCTCGTCTGGGGCGGGCACGACGCGGTGGCGAACTTCTACGGCGACGGCGCCACGTACGACATCGCGAGCGACACGTGGGCGCCGATCTCGACGGTCAGCCCGCCCCTCGGGCGCATGGATCACGCGGCGGTGTGGACCGGACAGGCCATGCTCGTCTGGGGCGGGTACGGGCCGAACGGCCAGGATAACTTCCTCGGCGATGGCGCCCTGTACAACCCGTCAGAGCCAGGCACCTGGACGCCGATCACGCTGAACGGCGCACCCACCGCGAGGACGCGACCTGCCGGGGCGTGGACGGGCACGGAGCTGATCGTGTGGGGCGGCGCGGCATCGGCGAACCTGTTCGCCGATGGAGCGCGCTACGTGCCGATGACCGACGCGTGGACGCTCACCGCGACCGACGGCGCGCCCGAGGCGCGGCAGTATCACACGGCGGTCTGGGTGGGCGGTCGCTACGTCGTGTGGGGCGGCCAGAACGGCGCGCCGACGCCCGTCCCCTTCAACTCGGGCGCGATCTTCGATCCGACGAACAACAAGTGGAAGGCCATGCCCACCGCTCCCCAGGCCCGCGCGCACCACACCGCGGTCGACGTGGGCGGCAAGATGGTGATCTGGGGCGGCTCGAACGGCAGCGCCTTCGTCGACACCGGCGGCGTCTTCGACCCGTCGGCCGTGCAGTAG
- a CDS encoding S8 family peptidase translates to MRTHAVSAQGPRASSFGSPAIIAALIATAVASTTGVARAERPNERASLAEPARAGGLDPIVPSSDLMGVLFEPAALATERPTMGFEPANIGSTDYDIPGQIVIDARDDLDPSDLLSLASDFGLRLSPTRLEERTRIEIASVPTGSMDAVLDRLSRDGRVEYAEPLAKVRAFFVPNDPLSRDQQWHLGRIGATRAWDFAVGRGVTVAVVDTGIACEDHGPFTKGTDLALTECVEGWNFVDGTVHANDDQGHGTHVAGTIAQSTNNALGAAGVAFGARLMPVKVLNTDGWGTTTDVADGIRWAADHGAHIINLSLGGPRNAKVLQSAIDYARSRGAVVVAAAGNTGGSVQYPGASDGVIGVSATDSDDKIARFSSRGEGVDIAAPGVNVVQQTVCQKGRNKCEQFPGWSGTSMASPHVAGAAALVMSLGVTDPASVEEALRANARAIEGGDTRHYGAGVLQAADAVVAVTKQHVLTRLVALFALTFLVARSARKKNPETKSPFRLAFLLPALTAGPGLFFFAPWILPRVSLPIDLLARPIADLDLLVGVSLHRFLPLANALVPFGLTAIFFGVKRLRPVIAGLSAGTAAYLTSLLVLGDAAAPFGRVAFLVWCAVNAALCAWIARVNLAETR, encoded by the coding sequence ATGCGAACGCACGCTGTATCCGCCCAGGGCCCCCGCGCCTCGTCGTTCGGCTCACCTGCGATCATCGCTGCGCTGATCGCGACCGCGGTCGCATCCACGACCGGCGTCGCGCGCGCTGAACGACCCAACGAGCGCGCGTCACTCGCGGAGCCTGCGCGCGCAGGCGGCCTCGATCCGATCGTGCCGAGCTCGGATCTGATGGGCGTGCTCTTCGAGCCTGCGGCGCTCGCCACCGAGCGGCCCACCATGGGCTTCGAGCCCGCCAACATCGGATCCACGGACTACGACATCCCCGGGCAGATCGTGATCGACGCGCGCGACGATCTCGATCCCTCGGACCTGCTCTCGCTCGCCTCGGATTTCGGCCTGCGCCTGTCGCCGACGCGCCTCGAGGAGCGCACGCGCATCGAGATCGCGAGCGTGCCGACGGGGAGCATGGACGCGGTGCTCGATCGGCTGTCGCGCGACGGGCGCGTCGAGTACGCCGAGCCTCTCGCGAAGGTGCGCGCGTTCTTCGTGCCCAACGATCCGCTCAGCCGTGATCAGCAGTGGCACCTCGGCCGCATCGGCGCGACGCGCGCCTGGGACTTCGCGGTCGGTCGCGGCGTCACCGTGGCCGTGGTCGACACCGGCATCGCCTGCGAGGACCACGGGCCGTTCACGAAGGGCACCGACCTCGCCCTCACCGAGTGCGTCGAGGGCTGGAACTTCGTCGACGGCACCGTGCACGCGAACGACGATCAAGGCCACGGCACGCACGTCGCCGGCACCATCGCGCAGTCGACGAACAACGCGCTCGGCGCGGCGGGCGTCGCGTTCGGCGCGCGGCTCATGCCCGTGAAGGTCTTGAACACCGACGGCTGGGGCACGACGACGGACGTGGCCGACGGCATCCGTTGGGCCGCGGATCACGGCGCGCACATCATCAACCTGAGCCTCGGCGGCCCGCGCAACGCGAAGGTCCTGCAGAGCGCCATCGACTACGCCCGAAGCCGCGGCGCCGTCGTGGTCGCGGCGGCCGGCAACACGGGCGGCAGCGTGCAGTACCCCGGCGCCTCCGACGGCGTCATCGGCGTGAGCGCGACCGACTCCGACGACAAGATCGCGCGCTTCTCCTCGCGCGGCGAGGGCGTCGACATCGCAGCGCCTGGCGTCAACGTCGTGCAGCAGACGGTGTGCCAGAAGGGCCGCAACAAGTGCGAGCAGTTCCCCGGCTGGAGCGGCACGTCGATGGCCTCGCCGCACGTGGCCGGCGCGGCCGCGCTCGTGATGAGCCTCGGCGTGACCGATCCCGCCTCCGTCGAGGAGGCGCTGCGCGCGAACGCACGCGCGATCGAGGGCGGCGACACGCGCCACTACGGCGCGGGCGTCCTCCAGGCCGCGGACGCGGTCGTCGCGGTGACGAAGCAGCACGTGCTCACGCGACTCGTCGCGCTCTTCGCGCTCACGTTCCTCGTCGCGAGGAGCGCGCGCAAGAAGAACCCCGAGACGAAGAGCCCCTTCCGCCTCGCCTTCCTCCTCCCCGCGCTCACCGCAGGCCCCGGCCTCTTCTTCTTCGCGCCGTGGATCCTGCCGCGCGTTAGCCTGCCGATCGACTTGCTCGCTCGCCCGATCGCAGACCTCGATCTGCTCGTGGGCGTGTCGCTGCACCGCTTCTTGCCGCTGGCCAACGCGCTCGTGCCCTTCGGCCTGACGGCGATCTTCTTCGGCGTGAAGCGGCTCCGTCCCGTGATCGCGGGCCTGTCGGCGGGCACCGCGGCGTACCTGACCTCGCTGCTCGTCCTCGGCGACGCGGCGGCGCCGTTCGGTCGCGTCGCGTTCCTCGTCTGGTGCGCCGTGAACGCAGCGCTCTGCGCTTGGATCGCGCGGGTCAACCTCGCCGAGACGCGCTGA
- a CDS encoding sulfate ABC transporter substrate-binding protein, translating to MLRARLVATLVIAVGLAGCADQGSSTEPAADRTLVLAGYSATRDVFDRALIPAFEADYRARTGKTLRVRSSYLASGAQSRAVVSGFEADVVALALEPDVARIEKAGLILHDVRKGERRGVFTTSIVALAVRPGNPKRIEGWADLAKPGLDVLMPNPKTSGGAMWNVSALYGAALAGGAGVPKGDDKAAAGLLRAVLRNVAIMDKGARESLITFEKGVGDVAVTYESEVFAGRMAGRTYDLVIPSSTIVVEAMAAVVDGYVDRHGVRAEAEAFVNYLYSKDAQRALARYGFRSEDAEVMAEHAASFPKVESPFRIDALGGWGKVVPSLFGKEGVFPRTWELVYAEE from the coding sequence ATGCTGCGGGCGCGCCTCGTCGCGACCCTCGTGATCGCCGTCGGGCTCGCCGGCTGCGCCGACCAAGGCAGCAGCACCGAGCCCGCGGCGGACCGGACGCTCGTGCTCGCCGGCTACTCGGCGACGCGCGACGTCTTCGATCGTGCGCTCATCCCCGCCTTCGAGGCCGATTACCGTGCGCGCACGGGCAAGACGCTCCGCGTGCGCAGCTCGTACCTCGCGAGCGGGGCGCAATCACGCGCGGTGGTGTCGGGCTTCGAGGCGGACGTCGTCGCCCTCGCGCTCGAGCCCGACGTCGCGCGCATCGAGAAAGCCGGGCTCATCCTCCACGACGTCCGCAAGGGCGAGCGTCGCGGCGTGTTCACGACCTCGATCGTGGCGCTCGCGGTTCGTCCTGGCAATCCAAAGCGCATCGAGGGCTGGGCCGACCTCGCCAAGCCCGGGCTCGACGTGCTCATGCCGAACCCCAAGACGAGCGGGGGCGCGATGTGGAACGTGAGCGCGCTCTATGGCGCGGCGCTCGCGGGCGGCGCGGGCGTGCCGAAGGGCGACGACAAGGCGGCGGCGGGGCTTTTGCGCGCGGTGCTCAGGAACGTCGCGATCATGGACAAGGGCGCGCGCGAGAGCCTCATCACCTTCGAGAAGGGCGTCGGCGACGTGGCCGTGACCTACGAGAGCGAGGTCTTCGCCGGTCGCATGGCGGGTCGGACGTACGATCTCGTGATCCCGTCATCGACGATCGTGGTCGAGGCGATGGCGGCCGTGGTCGACGGGTATGTCGATCGGCACGGGGTGCGGGCCGAGGCCGAGGCATTCGTCAATTACCTGTATTCGAAGGACGCGCAGCGCGCGCTCGCTCGCTATGGCTTCCGCAGCGAGGATGCCGAGGTCATGGCCGAGCACGCCGCTTCGTTTCCGAAGGTCGAGAGCCCTTTCCGCATCGATGCGCTCGGGGGCTGGGGCAAGGTCGTGCCCTCGCTCTTCGGCAAGGAGGGGGTGTTTCCGCGGACGTGGGAGCTGGTGTACGCCGAGGAATGA
- a CDS encoding carboxypeptidase regulatory-like domain-containing protein, with product MTPRRGWAFALALSAALLVVPMLAWLLLPRAPAPPPRTQRPRTVEAAAAPTFTSSPRAPAVQPPPARPAMAKDDEEPAADGVKGKVVDAEGQPVLRAFVVCDDRDRNLTAYTDESGSFVLPPEASGCNAVAHHAEHPSSERVRVDAGKDNLISLGRGGSIEGVVVDDSGSPVPSYRLVVELYLPKTEGLELGTRGRPKTVEDAAGAFRWDRLPEGRYVIVATAEGRPPGKSETIEVEAGRSARNVKITLPRAATLTGNVLDETSGRPIAGATVHLDGMTSGGSDPIPPATTDERGEFSLAGVPPGPFSVRVDREGFMVRTISGIKTGGASVVRQEITLRPRGDGGASSELEGVGAILSPSSTGIQIAALVEGGPAAEAGLRRGDRLVRIDGTSAEEMTLSDAMQRLRGPSGSRVTVTVARENEGTVEVTVVRGRIER from the coding sequence ATGACGCCCCGGCGCGGATGGGCCTTTGCGCTCGCGCTCTCGGCGGCGCTACTCGTCGTACCGATGCTCGCGTGGCTGCTCCTGCCCCGCGCGCCCGCGCCGCCCCCGCGCACGCAACGCCCGCGCACCGTCGAGGCGGCCGCCGCGCCGACCTTCACGTCATCGCCGCGCGCGCCGGCCGTGCAGCCGCCTCCCGCGCGTCCGGCGATGGCCAAAGACGACGAGGAGCCCGCCGCCGATGGCGTGAAGGGCAAGGTCGTCGACGCGGAAGGTCAGCCCGTCTTGCGCGCCTTCGTCGTGTGCGACGATCGCGATCGGAACCTCACCGCATACACCGACGAATCGGGATCCTTCGTCCTGCCGCCCGAAGCCTCCGGGTGCAACGCGGTCGCGCACCACGCCGAGCATCCATCCTCCGAGCGCGTGCGCGTCGACGCGGGCAAGGACAACCTGATCTCGCTCGGTCGCGGCGGCTCGATCGAAGGCGTGGTCGTCGACGACAGCGGCAGCCCCGTCCCTTCGTACCGGCTCGTCGTGGAGCTCTATCTGCCGAAGACCGAGGGCCTCGAGCTCGGCACGCGCGGCCGTCCGAAGACGGTCGAGGACGCCGCGGGTGCCTTCCGCTGGGATCGTTTGCCCGAAGGCCGCTACGTGATCGTCGCGACCGCCGAAGGCAGACCGCCTGGCAAGAGCGAGACGATCGAGGTCGAGGCTGGCCGCAGCGCGCGCAACGTGAAGATCACCCTGCCGCGCGCCGCCACGCTCACGGGCAACGTCCTCGACGAGACCAGCGGACGGCCCATCGCGGGCGCCACGGTGCACCTCGACGGCATGACCTCGGGCGGCTCCGATCCGATCCCGCCCGCGACCACGGACGAGCGCGGCGAGTTCTCCCTGGCGGGCGTGCCCCCGGGGCCCTTCTCGGTGCGCGTCGACCGCGAAGGCTTCATGGTCCGCACCATCTCGGGCATCAAGACCGGCGGCGCGTCCGTCGTGCGCCAGGAGATCACGCTCAGGCCGCGCGGCGACGGGGGCGCGAGCAGCGAACTCGAAGGCGTCGGCGCGATCCTCTCGCCCTCGTCGACGGGCATCCAGATCGCGGCCCTCGTCGAGGGCGGCCCGGCCGCCGAGGCGGGCCTTCGGCGCGGCGACAGGCTCGTCCGCATCGACGGCACCTCGGCCGAGGAGATGACGCTCTCGGACGCCATGCAGCGCCTGCGCGGGCCCTCGGGCTCGCGCGTCACGGTCACGGTCGCGCGCGAGAACGAGGGGACCGTGGAGGTGACCGTGGTGCGAGGTCGCATCGAGCGCTAG
- the polA gene encoding DNA polymerase I → MSRPTELPPPGAPDVLYLIDLSGYVFRAYHAIQTPMTSPTGEPTHATYGFVAMLSKLVDERKPAYLAVAMDSPGRTFRDDLDDRYKAHRPPPPPDLHVQMARCKELVEAYCIPIFIREGLEADDLLAVAVARAKERGMRVVIASGDKDLMQLVDDSRVVMWDAMRDRVYGAAEVETKFGVPPSQLRDLLALVGDSSDNVPGVPGVGLKTAAELLKEHGSLDAIYADLGRVKKARIQANLREHEADARVSQKLVTLRDDADIEFDFDKLRYGGADVARLRGIFTELNFTRFLKAVPAAAPVAGNRRTIATRDELSAFAESARKAGKLALELHTTSREAMRAYVCGVSMSYERGSAVYVPIGHRYLGVPAQISMDDFGAVMGPLLADASIPKLGHDAKFCEVVLSRRGITLAGVAFDTMLASYLLDPEESHELSDVAERDAGMKMTPFEELAPKKRGQAQRGLDDIELEQATGYAAAYPEAILAIADAQRPRLEAAHLSGLLDTMELPLASVLAEMERVGVLVDPGSLEALGQEMSKELADLERRAHDAAGQEFNLASPRQLETILFDELKLRSLRKTKTGRSTDADVLEQLSEEHPLPAIVLEHRAIAKLKGTYVDALPKLIHPDTGRIHTRWSQAVAATGRLSSQDPNLQNIPIRTELGRMIRRAFVAPKGSVILSADYSQIELRVLAHLSKDPVLVDAFRTGQDVHTRTAMEIFDVDADGVTAEMRRRSKTINFGVIYGMGEAALAKRLSIPRAEAARFIDAYFKRYRGVHEFMERTMTDARHTQVVHTLLGRRRMVPDLHHSDRMRRSAAERIAQNTPIQGTAADLLKLAMVRLAKPVVPGARMVLTVHDELAFEVPEDRVDEAKARVREAMETVFALDVPLVVDVGAGPTWADAH, encoded by the coding sequence ATGTCTCGCCCCACCGAGCTACCGCCCCCCGGCGCGCCGGACGTGCTCTACCTGATCGACCTATCAGGGTACGTCTTCCGTGCTTATCACGCGATCCAGACGCCGATGACGAGCCCAACGGGCGAGCCCACGCATGCCACCTACGGCTTCGTGGCGATGCTCTCCAAGCTCGTCGACGAGCGCAAACCCGCCTACCTCGCGGTCGCGATGGACTCGCCCGGCCGCACCTTCCGCGACGATCTCGACGACCGCTACAAGGCCCACCGCCCACCGCCGCCGCCCGACCTGCACGTGCAGATGGCGCGCTGCAAGGAGCTGGTCGAGGCCTACTGCATCCCCATCTTCATCCGCGAAGGTCTCGAGGCCGACGACCTGCTCGCAGTCGCAGTCGCGCGTGCCAAGGAGCGCGGGATGCGCGTGGTCATCGCGAGCGGCGACAAGGACCTGATGCAGCTCGTCGACGACTCGCGCGTGGTCATGTGGGACGCGATGCGCGACCGGGTGTACGGCGCGGCCGAGGTCGAGACGAAGTTCGGGGTGCCGCCGTCACAGCTTCGCGACCTGCTCGCGCTGGTCGGCGACTCGAGCGACAACGTGCCCGGCGTGCCCGGCGTCGGCCTCAAGACGGCCGCCGAGCTGCTCAAGGAGCACGGCTCGCTCGACGCGATCTACGCCGACCTCGGCCGCGTGAAGAAGGCGCGCATCCAGGCGAACCTGCGCGAGCACGAGGCCGACGCGCGCGTGTCGCAGAAGCTCGTCACCTTGCGCGACGACGCCGACATCGAGTTCGACTTCGACAAGCTCCGCTACGGCGGCGCCGACGTGGCGCGGCTGCGGGGCATCTTCACCGAGCTGAACTTCACGCGCTTCCTCAAGGCCGTGCCCGCAGCGGCGCCCGTGGCTGGCAACCGGCGGACGATCGCCACGCGTGACGAGCTTTCCGCCTTCGCCGAGAGCGCGCGCAAGGCGGGCAAGCTCGCGCTCGAGCTGCACACGACCTCGCGCGAGGCGATGCGCGCGTACGTCTGCGGGGTCTCGATGTCGTACGAGCGCGGCTCGGCCGTCTACGTGCCCATCGGCCACCGCTACCTCGGCGTGCCCGCGCAGATCTCGATGGACGACTTCGGCGCCGTGATGGGGCCGCTGCTCGCGGACGCCTCGATCCCCAAGCTCGGGCACGACGCGAAGTTCTGCGAGGTCGTGCTCAGCCGCCGCGGGATCACGCTCGCGGGCGTCGCGTTCGACACGATGCTCGCGAGCTACCTGCTCGATCCCGAGGAGTCGCACGAGCTTTCCGACGTCGCCGAGCGCGACGCGGGCATGAAGATGACGCCCTTCGAGGAGCTCGCGCCGAAGAAGCGCGGGCAGGCGCAGCGCGGGCTCGACGACATCGAGCTGGAGCAGGCGACGGGCTACGCCGCGGCGTACCCGGAGGCGATTCTGGCGATCGCCGACGCGCAGAGGCCGCGCCTCGAGGCCGCGCACCTGAGCGGTCTGCTCGACACGATGGAGCTGCCCCTCGCGTCCGTGCTCGCAGAAATGGAGCGGGTGGGCGTGCTCGTCGATCCCGGATCGCTCGAGGCGCTCGGGCAGGAGATGTCGAAGGAGCTGGCGGACCTCGAGCGGCGCGCGCACGACGCGGCCGGGCAGGAGTTCAACCTCGCCTCCCCGCGGCAGCTCGAGACGATCCTCTTCGACGAGCTGAAGCTGCGCTCGCTGCGCAAGACGAAGACCGGCCGCTCGACGGACGCCGACGTGCTCGAGCAGCTCTCGGAGGAGCACCCGCTGCCCGCGATCGTGCTCGAGCACCGCGCCATCGCGAAGCTCAAGGGCACGTACGTCGACGCGCTGCCCAAGCTCATCCACCCCGACACGGGCCGCATCCACACGCGCTGGAGCCAGGCCGTCGCGGCGACGGGGAGGCTCTCTTCGCAGGACCCGAACCTGCAGAACATCCCCATCCGCACCGAGCTCGGCCGCATGATCCGCCGAGCGTTCGTGGCGCCGAAGGGCAGCGTGATCCTGAGCGCGGACTACTCGCAGATCGAGCTGCGCGTGCTCGCGCATCTGTCGAAGGATCCGGTGCTCGTCGACGCGTTCCGCACGGGCCAGGACGTGCACACGCGCACGGCGATGGAGATCTTCGACGTCGACGCCGACGGCGTGACGGCCGAGATGAGGCGCCGCAGCAAGACGATCAACTTCGGCGTGATCTACGGCATGGGCGAGGCGGCGCTCGCCAAGCGCCTGAGCATCCCGCGCGCGGAGGCGGCGCGCTTCATCGACGCGTACTTCAAGCGCTACCGCGGCGTGCACGAGTTCATGGAGCGCACGATGACCGACGCACGCCACACGCAGGTCGTTCACACGCTGCTCGGCCGCAGGCGCATGGTGCCGGACCTGCACCACTCCGATCGCATGCGGCGCTCGGCCGCCGAGCGCATCGCGCAGAACACGCCGATCCAGGGCACCGCGGCCGATCTGCTCAAGCTCGCGATGGTGCGCCTCGCCAAACCCGTGGTGCCCGGCGCGCGCATGGTGCTCACGGTGCACGACGAGCTCGCCTTCGAGGTGCCCGAAGACCGCGTCGACGAGGCCAAGGCCCGCGTCCGCGAGGCGATGGAGACGGTGTTCGCGCTCGACGTACCGCTCGTCGTCGACGTGGGCGCCGGACCAACCTGGGCCGACGCGCACTGA
- a CDS encoding RNA polymerase sigma factor, with amino-acid sequence MGKPTDRELVDSARAGNAQAFGTLMERYQRRIFRLAFHLVRSGAEAEDVTQETFVRAYQALDRFDGRSEPFTWFYRIAVNLSLNAIRARKPNREAIPSDDPRIESMLTEHRATHGSDPARIAQERQLAKALCDGIDGLSDTLRTTLVLVCIDGMGHEEAARVLDCPEGTIAWRVHEARRKLREHLAKQGFGGDAK; translated from the coding sequence ATGGGCAAACCGACCGATCGTGAGCTCGTGGACAGCGCACGCGCCGGGAACGCGCAAGCGTTCGGAACGCTCATGGAGCGTTACCAGCGGCGTATTTTTCGGCTCGCGTTCCACCTCGTGCGCTCGGGCGCGGAGGCCGAGGACGTGACGCAAGAGACCTTCGTCAGGGCCTACCAGGCCCTCGATCGGTTCGACGGGCGGAGTGAACCGTTCACGTGGTTCTACCGCATCGCGGTGAACCTGTCCTTGAACGCCATCCGCGCGCGCAAGCCGAACCGCGAGGCGATCCCCTCGGACGATCCGCGCATCGAGTCGATGCTCACCGAGCACCGCGCGACGCACGGCTCGGACCCGGCGCGCATCGCGCAGGAGCGGCAGCTCGCGAAGGCGCTCTGCGACGGCATCGACGGCCTGTCCGACACGCTGCGAACAACGCTCGTGCTCGTCTGCATCGACGGCATGGGACACGAAGAGGCCGCCAGGGTGCTCGACTGCCCCGAGGGCACGATCGCCTGGCGCGTTCATGAAGCGCGGCGCAAGCTGCGCGAGCACCTGGCCAAACAAGGCTTTGGAGGGGACGCCAAATGA
- the rpsT gene encoding 30S ribosomal protein S20, whose amino-acid sequence MANHASAEKRNRQRIKRTARNRADKSALRTEIKKARTAVKAAPADATAAVRTATSELDRAASKGTIPRRRASRLAGRLAAALHKATKAAAGAP is encoded by the coding sequence ATGGCCAATCACGCATCAGCCGAGAAGCGCAACCGCCAGCGCATCAAGCGGACCGCGCGCAACCGCGCCGACAAGTCCGCGCTCCGTACCGAGATCAAGAAGGCGCGCACCGCCGTGAAGGCAGCGCCCGCCGACGCCACGGCCGCCGTGCGCACGGCGACGAGCGAGCTCGATCGCGCCGCCTCGAAGGGGACCATCCCCCGCCGGCGTGCCTCGCGCCTCGCGGGTCGTCTGGCCGCCGCGCTGCACAAGGCGACCAAGGCTGCCGCCGGCGCCCCCTGA